TAGAGTTCCTATTTGTCTGGTATAAGAAGGACGCATCCGATGCAATAGGATTTGAATCTCATctgtaaaatttaattcaattattctGAAACTAATTTTCGCAAATTCATTCTTAAAAATTGAATTCACAAAATTGCATGACACATTTTATTTGGTTTGAATGTTAGAttaagccaaatttttattttttatttgcttttttattttgtttttgattataGGTCTACAAGGCGTCAATGGTTTGCATGATGGCTGGTGCAGATTTCATCAAGACTTCGACCGGCAAGGAATCTGTAAATGCAACCATACCTGTTGGTTTAGTTATGATATGGGCAATTCAAGAGTTCCTTAGAAAGACAGGGCAAGTAGTTGGACTCAAACCGGCTGGGGGTGTACGTACTGTACGAGAGGCCATTACATGGATGACTTTGGTGAAAGAAACTTTGGGTATGAAATGGTTACAACCAGCACTCTTTCGTTTTGGTGCTTCTGGTCTATTGGATGATATTGAGAAGGTGGTGCGCAAAGGCCTAACAGGCGAGGAAGTAAAGGGAGGAGCAGTAGCAGCATATTGAAAATACCTTGACTGACCCACAGACAAAGGGAACTACCTCAGCAGATGAAGCAAAAAGCCATACCTTTGAATTACATTTGTTTTGATGATTAATTGTAAATAAAATAGTTTTCTTCTACTAAATATacctatatttatatttatagtaAAAAAGAACTACATACTTATATATTTGGAGGCAATACACACAATAATACATTTCTATAAATTACAAGTATTGACTTAAATTGTTTCTAAAGCAAGTCTACTACAATCTCCTTGATGAAGCTTTAAATGTTCGTATCAATGGAATTTGAAATGTGGCGGCGGCTATTAGATCTTCTTCACCCTGATTTAGATAATCATCGTGATCAACTGCTGTTTCGACGTCATGGGGTTTTTCCAATTTATTATTTCTTTCCGGCACTTTCATATCCACCGCGAAAAAGGAATCATCAAAATTAATACGATTGCGTTCATCGTTTAGTAAATATTGATCCTTGGGTATATTCACGGATTTATGACTGTTGGGCGAGGTCAATTGTTTCTCATAATTATTGTACCATTTAATGTTGATAAGTTTGTTGTCAGCATTGAATTTCTTGGGAGATTTTCGGGGCTTGACATCATAGAAATTATCAGCAACAGCGCCATCTTTTGGCTTAGGGGGAGGAGTAAATTTTTCCATGTGACGATTTTTATCATCCAGCTTCTGGGTGTGATCATCCGTGCTTTCATCATATTCGAATAAGGGTAAATAGAAATTGTACGGCTGATTTGGTGGCTGCAAAAATTGCAAGGGTACTGCCACTTGTTGACTTTCCGCTGATGGTAAATCCTCTGTGTAGTGTGCAGCACCGAGATGGGGTTTGAAAATTTCACCTGCTTTCCTCAAAAGAGCCTCTAAACGTTCAATGGTTATAATTTGAGACTGCAATTCCTCATGATTGACCAAGTCAGAACTTTTGCCGCGCTCAGAAGCCGCCACAGGCGGAGAACCCTCTAGTATAGCCACATAGGCAATAAGAAACACCTTAAATGTAGATATACGTTAggaaaaatgtattttaaaacAGTGgtagccttttttttttttttgctttctttttcTTGCTTAACACACACTCACTATAAGCACTCTGGATAACATTCTTAGCGTTTGGCACTACAATTTATAATTTTCTGCTCAATCACTTGGTGTTTTATGTAATCCACTCCACTTGCACACCTGGTCGGTCACTGCTAAAATAGATCTTGATGTAATCCACAGTCACATTTATATCAAAACCACTCTGCCTCTGGTTGTTGATCGCTCGAACGGAAGCTCGGAAGTCTCTGTCAACTGCAGAGGCGCATACTACCCAGCACCATCACTCtaccatcatcatcgtcgtcttGGGGCATTGGGAAAACTACTGCTCATTGTGTTGTGAGCTGAAGCATCAAGTTGAGAAAACCAAACTtgtttatttgcaaaaattaaccagttttcaatttctttcagagatttttccatattttatgagaaaaaaagagaaagaTGTAATAATAACAacggcagcagcaacaacaacaacaatagcaaccaTACTTTCAATGTTAGACAAAAGTTTCCTTAATGTTGCGTAGAAGCACAGAGACATACATATATGCCTGTACAGGCAGCAAATCTCAATAATAATCATGTTAATGTAACAACAAAACTTGCAACCGCTACAAACAACAGACAGGCAGGCCCGGCCACCCAGATGAGGGGAGAGTGAGTGCTTTGGCAGATTTTATTTGTGTTAAGACATCATCGTAGGCGCGGTGTAGTGCAGTGTAGTGCGGCATTATGACTGCAacctgtttttcttttcttttcgaTTTGTTTCGGTCATGTCGTTTTTCCCAAGTTAAATGTAATGCCTTCTCGACGTACTCACTCCACTGCATCATGTCGTATGTGTGTAATGAGTTCAATTTGATTATAAAACTAATTGTGTGTAAATTGTTGTTACAGTCGATCTTTTAGTTTTCAAAAGTTTATTGACACCAATGCATGCGATCAGCAGCAGTACATATGACTAGATGTAATGTAGTGACGACTGGCTACCTCCTCCATGATCATGCTGCGAGCATGTTGAGGATGTGAACCTGTTTCAGTTTCCTTGCATTGTTTGCCGTTGGTACTATTTTCTTATGAATGGGAGACAAGTTCAAAGTTAAATGAGATATGAGATACACAGTTGCTTGTCACGAGGAAGTACAAGTCCGGCTTACTAATGTACCTAATGCCCTCTTtaggaaaatgaaattttgtctgtattCAACCATGTATTAACGTTGGCGAATTTCCGTGGCAAGTAAAATTGATGCAAACTGAAGCAAGAATTTAATACATCAAAAGCAGATCTGTAACTAACGAGCTCGAAAACCGGCTCCTAACATTTTATACTGACTTTACAAACCTATGCCAACTTAAATCTTCCCACAACCACCTTTTCTCTCTTAGTTGACTTTAACATACTTTTGCTTCATTAGCCAAACTTAGAATCTTTTTCAAGCACCTCAGTCTTCTCCaatatctgacaccaagtttcgagatgtcttacTGGACTCTATTTCAAACCATTTCTTAGCTGGGGCTACGCTTAACTATGCCAACGTCGTCAGACAGCTCGTGGTTCGTACGACTTCGAATTTCCATCAACGAATTCTCCGAATTCTCTCTCAAAGACTACAGGTACTGCCTTGTTGTCGTTGTAGCAATGTATTGTGATTCATCCTTCCGCCTGCTAAGTTTTATtaattactagccgaaccgggctcgCTCTGCTGCGCTTTCTTTATCACTCTAATATCTTTctagggtgggaacacttcgccctgaatacagatatcgaattcgtgccattgtagcctataacgctgaacgctttcgaatcctggcgaaaacatcgggcaaagcggtgtttatcccttcttaatgttgaagacatttgtgatgtaca
The genomic region above belongs to Stomoxys calcitrans chromosome 5, idStoCalc2.1, whole genome shotgun sequence and contains:
- the LOC106086366 gene encoding uncharacterized protein LOC106086366; the protein is MLSRVLIVFLIAYVAILEGSPPVAASERGKSSDLVNHEELQSQIITIERLEALLRKAGEIFKPHLGAAHYTEDLPSAESQQVAVPLQFLQPPNQPYNFYLPLFEYDESTDDHTQKLDDKNRHMEKFTPPPKPKDGAVADNFYDVKPRKSPKKFNADNKLINIKWYNNYEKQLTSPNSHKSVNIPKDQYLLNDERNRINFDDSFFAVDMKVPERNNKLEKPHDVETAVDHDDYLNQGEEDLIAAATFQIPLIRTFKASSRRL